Proteins encoded together in one Bacteroidales bacterium window:
- the rpmB gene encoding 50S ribosomal protein L28: protein MSRVCQITGKCVVAGNNVSHSHKKTKRTFKPNLFKKKYFLTEEDRWIDLKVSAKGMKIINKIGISKALKDAKEKGFISKY from the coding sequence ATGTCAAGAGTTTGTCAAATAACAGGAAAATGTGTAGTTGCAGGAAATAATGTTTCTCACTCACATAAAAAGACTAAACGAACTTTTAAACCGAATCTATTCAAAAAGAAATACTTCCTTACAGAAGAAGACAGGTGGATTGATTTAAAAGTATCAGCAAAAGGAATGAAAATAATTAACAAAATAGGAATAAGCAAAGCATTAAAAGATGCTAAAGAAAAAGGCTTTATTTCTAAATACTAA
- the rpmG gene encoding 50S ribosomal protein L33: protein MAKKKGDRIQVILECTEHKTSGMPGTSRYITTKNRKNTTGRMELKKYNSILRKYTIHKEIK, encoded by the coding sequence ATGGCAAAAAAGAAAGGTGACAGAATACAAGTCATATTAGAATGTACGGAGCATAAAACAAGCGGTATGCCCGGAACATCAAGATATATTACAACAAAAAACAGAAAAAATACAACCGGCAGAATGGAATTGAAAAAATACAATTCTATTTTGAGAAAATATACAATTCATAAAGAAATTAAATAA
- a CDS encoding DUF4295 domain-containing protein, which translates to MAKKVVASLQKGEGKTFSKVIKMVKSPKTGAYSFKEEIVHNDHVKDFFAKK; encoded by the coding sequence ATGGCAAAGAAAGTTGTTGCATCATTACAGAAGGGAGAAGGAAAAACATTTTCTAAAGTTATTAAAATGGTAAAATCTCCGAAAACAGGAGCTTACTCTTTTAAAGAAGAGATTGTTCACAATGACCATGTTAAAGATTTTTTTGCAAAGAAATAA